GTCACGCCGTGACATTGCGCTGGCCGTGTCCGTAGCCGTGTCCGCGAACGTGGCTGGTGTCCTTTCCAGCGAAAGCCTGCACGCCGTAGGCACTTGGGTGTCCGCAGCGCTGCACGCCGTATTCCCACTGACCGTCTGGCGAATGCACCGACCAGCGAAGCCGCGTACGCCCGCTGAGGCCCCTGAAGGCGAGCCGCTGGCCATTCCCTTGCCCGAGCCCGCGCTAGCGCTTCCTGTGCCCGCCGAGAGCCTGCCGGACAGCTGGCCGGACGATGACCTGTGGGCGGACTTTGAAGCGGTCAGCGAGACGGCCACCCCGCCGGAGCCTGATGAAGTCCGGGCGGTCATCGCTGAGTTGAAGTCCACGCATGGCCGTGCAACCGGTCAGATGCTGGCCGACCACTACGGCGTGAGTCCGCGTACTGGCCGCCGCTATTTGACGCTGGCCGGTTGACCAACCCACTAAGGAGAACCCGTGACCATCCGCCGTATCCGAGTCCGACTCTGGGAATCCGAGTTCGAGACCCTTGCCCGCCTCGCCGAGGAATCCGGCCGGACCT
Above is a window of Streptomyces sp. DT2A-34 DNA encoding:
- a CDS encoding transfer protein spdA, which encodes MTVANLARYAALLAAMFISFSTQQQLAVSHGVPEWPSYAVPVAIDLFLVWAVRSRRDIALAVSVAVSANVAGVLSSESLHAVGTWVSAALHAVFPLTVWRMHRPAKPRTPAEAPEGEPLAIPLPEPALALPVPAESLPDSWPDDDLWADFEAVSETATPPEPDEVRAVIAELKSTHGRATGQMLADHYGVSPRTGRRYLTLAG